One Denticeps clupeoides unplaced genomic scaffold, fDenClu1.1, whole genome shotgun sequence DNA window includes the following coding sequences:
- the abcg2a gene encoding broad substrate specificity ATP-binding cassette transporter ABCG2 isoform X3, whose translation MGTLTVRENLRFSAALRLPMSISQQEKDQRVEQLIKELGLSKVADSRVGTQLIRGISGGERKRTNIGMELLIDPRVLFLDEPTTGLDASTANSVLLLLKRMAANGRTIILSIHQPRYSIYRLFDSLTLLVGGQQVYHGPAQSTLQYFSAIGYTCEPHNNPADFFLDVINGDSSIQRFSKDFSEELDPEEVNSSRQAIERRLVEEYRSCTLYRETQQELQLIVQGKGSVPQRQSFITYNTSFCHQFSWVLHRTFRNLMLNPQTSFAQIAVTLFLALIVGAIFFGVGADQSGIQNRMGALFFITTNQCFSALSSAELFITERKLFIHEYISGYYRVSVYFLCKILSDILTLRTVPAIVFSLVAYFMIGFKAAPDSFFVFMLTVALVAYTATAMTMAISADQTVVAIANIFMTISFVFMMIFSGLLVNLPSIAGWLSWLKYFSIPRYGLTALLINEFNGLTFCDVNVTLPSGISCTGEQFLQNQGINSSTWGLWQNHMALMIMTLIFLTIAYLKLRFIKKFT comes from the exons ATGGGTACACTGACAGTGCGTGAGAACCTGCGTTTCTCCGCCGCGCTACGTCTGCCCATGTCCATCAGCCAGCAGGAGAAAGACCAGCGGGTGGAGCAGCTGATCAAGGAGCTCGGCCTGAGCAAGGTGGCCGACTCAAGG GTGGGGACACAGCTGATTCGTGGGATCTCTGGTGGTGAGAGGAAAAGGACGAACATTGGCATGGAACTGCTGATCGACCCACGAGTTCTGTTCCTGGACGAACCGACAACCGGCCTTGATGCCAGCACTGCCAACTCAGTTCTATTACTGCTGAaacg GATGGCTGCTAATGGCCGAACCATCATCCTGTCCATCCACCAGCCCCGCTATTCCATCTACCGGCTGTTTGACAGCCTCACCCTGCTGGTCGGGGGTCAGCAGGTTTACCACGGCCCCGCCCAGAGTACCCTGCAGTACTTCAGCGCCATTG gatacACCTGCGAGCCCCACAATAACCCTGCAGATTTCTTCCTGGATGTCATTAATGGAGACAGCAGCATTCAGAGGTTTTCAAAAGACTTTTCTG aagaGCTGGACCCAGAGGAAGTGAACTCATCTCGACAGGCTATAGAGCGCCGCCTGGTGGAAGAGTATCGGAGCTGCACTCTGTACAGAGAAACTCAGCAGGAGCTGCAGCTCATCGTTCAGGGTAAAGGCAGCGTTCCTCAGCGGCAGAGCTTCATCACCTACAACACCTCCTTCTGTCACCAGTTCTCCTGGGTGCTGCACCGCACCTTCAGGAACCTCATGCTGAACCCACAGACCTCATTTGCCCAG ATCGCAGTCACTCTGTTTTTAGCATTAATAGTGGGGGCCATTTTCTTCGGTGTTGGTGCCGATCAAAGTGGTATTCaaaacag AATGGGGGCGCTGTTTTTTATTACCACAAACCAGTGTTTCTCTGCACTCTCCTCAGCAGAACTCTTCATCACAGAGCGCAAACTTTTCAT ACACGAGTACATCAGCGGTTATTACCGTGTATCAGTTTACTTTCTGTGCAAGATCCTCTCCGACATCCTCACACTGAGAACCGTCCCGGCCATCGTGTTCAGCCTGGTGGCTTACTTCATGAttg GTTTTAAAGCCGCCCCAGACTCCTTCTTTGTGTTCATGCTGACCGTTGCCTTGGTTGCGTACACGGCCACCGCCATGACCATGGCCATCTCTGCTGACCAGACTGTGGTTGCCATCGCCAACATCTTCATGACTATTAGCTTTGTATTCATGATG atcTTTTCTGGACTGCTTGTCAATCTGCCCAGCATTGCAGGCTGGCTGTCCTGGCTGAAGTACTTCAGTATCCCGCGATATGGCCTGACG GCGCTCCTGATAAATGAATTTAATGGCCTGACATTCTGTGATGTAAATGTGACTCTTCCTTCTGGCATCTC GTGCACTGGAGAACAGTTCCTCCAAAACCAAGGGATCAATTCCTCAACATGGGGTCTATGGCAGAACCACATGGCCCTGATGATCATGACTCTCATATTCCTCACCATTGCCTACCTGAAGCTgcgattcataaaaaaattcaccTAG
- the abcg2a gene encoding broad substrate specificity ATP-binding cassette transporter ABCG2 isoform X1, which yields MDPDLGTTVPMDDLGNGNLKRSSSHGATISFHNIHYKVKERRGPLCKRTTVTKDILLDLNGVMKPGLNAILGATGSGKSSFLDVLAARKDPSGLTGEVLIDGAPQPPNFKCLSGYVVQDDVVMGTLTVRENLRFSAALRLPMSISQQEKDQRVEQLIKELGLSKVADSRVGTQLIRGISGGERKRTNIGMELLIDPRVLFLDEPTTGLDASTANSVLLLLKRMAANGRTIILSIHQPRYSIYRLFDSLTLLVGGQQVYHGPAQSTLQYFSAIGYTCEPHNNPADFFLDVINGDSSIQRFSKDFSEELDPEEVNSSRQAIERRLVEEYRSCTLYRETQQELQLIVQGKGSVPQRQSFITYNTSFCHQFSWVLHRTFRNLMLNPQTSFAQIAVTLFLALIVGAIFFGVGADQSGIQNRMGALFFITTNQCFSALSSAELFITERKLFIHEYISGYYRVSVYFLCKILSDILTLRTVPAIVFSLVAYFMIGFKAAPDSFFVFMLTVALVAYTATAMTMAISADQTVVAIANIFMTISFVFMMIFSGLLVNLPSIAGWLSWLKYFSIPRYGLTALLINEFNGLTFCDVNVTLPSGISCTGEQFLQNQGINSSTWGLWQNHMALMIMTLIFLTIAYLKLRFIKKFT from the exons ATGGATCCAGATTTGGGAACAACTGTCCCAATGGACGACCTGGGGAATGGGAACTTGAAACGTTCCTCCTCCCATGGAGCTACCATCAGTTTTCACAACATCCACTACAAGGTGAAGGAGAGGAGGGGACCGCTGTGCAAGAGGACGACTGTCACCAAAGACATCCTCTTGGACCTGAA TGGGGTCATGAAGCCCGGACTCAATGCTATTTTAGGGGCCACGGGTAGCGGGAAGTCATC GTTTCTGGATGTTTTAGCTGCCAGGAAGGATCCATCGGGTCTCACCGGGGAGGTTCTGATTGATGGAGCTCCACAGCCGCCCAATTTTAAGTGTTTGTCAGGATACGTAGTGCAG GATGATGTTGTCATGGGTACACTGACAGTGCGTGAGAACCTGCGTTTCTCCGCCGCGCTACGTCTGCCCATGTCCATCAGCCAGCAGGAGAAAGACCAGCGGGTGGAGCAGCTGATCAAGGAGCTCGGCCTGAGCAAGGTGGCCGACTCAAGG GTGGGGACACAGCTGATTCGTGGGATCTCTGGTGGTGAGAGGAAAAGGACGAACATTGGCATGGAACTGCTGATCGACCCACGAGTTCTGTTCCTGGACGAACCGACAACCGGCCTTGATGCCAGCACTGCCAACTCAGTTCTATTACTGCTGAaacg GATGGCTGCTAATGGCCGAACCATCATCCTGTCCATCCACCAGCCCCGCTATTCCATCTACCGGCTGTTTGACAGCCTCACCCTGCTGGTCGGGGGTCAGCAGGTTTACCACGGCCCCGCCCAGAGTACCCTGCAGTACTTCAGCGCCATTG gatacACCTGCGAGCCCCACAATAACCCTGCAGATTTCTTCCTGGATGTCATTAATGGAGACAGCAGCATTCAGAGGTTTTCAAAAGACTTTTCTG aagaGCTGGACCCAGAGGAAGTGAACTCATCTCGACAGGCTATAGAGCGCCGCCTGGTGGAAGAGTATCGGAGCTGCACTCTGTACAGAGAAACTCAGCAGGAGCTGCAGCTCATCGTTCAGGGTAAAGGCAGCGTTCCTCAGCGGCAGAGCTTCATCACCTACAACACCTCCTTCTGTCACCAGTTCTCCTGGGTGCTGCACCGCACCTTCAGGAACCTCATGCTGAACCCACAGACCTCATTTGCCCAG ATCGCAGTCACTCTGTTTTTAGCATTAATAGTGGGGGCCATTTTCTTCGGTGTTGGTGCCGATCAAAGTGGTATTCaaaacag AATGGGGGCGCTGTTTTTTATTACCACAAACCAGTGTTTCTCTGCACTCTCCTCAGCAGAACTCTTCATCACAGAGCGCAAACTTTTCAT ACACGAGTACATCAGCGGTTATTACCGTGTATCAGTTTACTTTCTGTGCAAGATCCTCTCCGACATCCTCACACTGAGAACCGTCCCGGCCATCGTGTTCAGCCTGGTGGCTTACTTCATGAttg GTTTTAAAGCCGCCCCAGACTCCTTCTTTGTGTTCATGCTGACCGTTGCCTTGGTTGCGTACACGGCCACCGCCATGACCATGGCCATCTCTGCTGACCAGACTGTGGTTGCCATCGCCAACATCTTCATGACTATTAGCTTTGTATTCATGATG atcTTTTCTGGACTGCTTGTCAATCTGCCCAGCATTGCAGGCTGGCTGTCCTGGCTGAAGTACTTCAGTATCCCGCGATATGGCCTGACG GCGCTCCTGATAAATGAATTTAATGGCCTGACATTCTGTGATGTAAATGTGACTCTTCCTTCTGGCATCTC GTGCACTGGAGAACAGTTCCTCCAAAACCAAGGGATCAATTCCTCAACATGGGGTCTATGGCAGAACCACATGGCCCTGATGATCATGACTCTCATATTCCTCACCATTGCCTACCTGAAGCTgcgattcataaaaaaattcaccTAG
- the abcg2a gene encoding broad substrate specificity ATP-binding cassette transporter ABCG2 isoform X2 has product MDPDLGTTVPMDDLGNGNLKRSSSHGATISFHNIHYKVKERRGPLCKRTTVTKDILLDLNGVMKPGLNAILGATGSGKSSFLDVLAARKDPSGLTGEVLIDGAPQPPNFKCLSGYVVQDDVVMGTLTVRENLRFSAALRLPMSISQQEKDQRVEQLIKELGLSKVADSRVGTQLIRGISGGERKRTNIGMELLIDPRVLFLDEPTTGLDASTANSVLLLLKRMAANGRTIILSIHQPRYSIYRLFDSLTLLVGGQQVYHGPAQSTLQYFSAIGYTCEPHNNPADFFLDVINGDSSIQRFSKDFSELDPEEVNSSRQAIERRLVEEYRSCTLYRETQQELQLIVQGKGSVPQRQSFITYNTSFCHQFSWVLHRTFRNLMLNPQTSFAQIAVTLFLALIVGAIFFGVGADQSGIQNRMGALFFITTNQCFSALSSAELFITERKLFIHEYISGYYRVSVYFLCKILSDILTLRTVPAIVFSLVAYFMIGFKAAPDSFFVFMLTVALVAYTATAMTMAISADQTVVAIANIFMTISFVFMMIFSGLLVNLPSIAGWLSWLKYFSIPRYGLTALLINEFNGLTFCDVNVTLPSGISCTGEQFLQNQGINSSTWGLWQNHMALMIMTLIFLTIAYLKLRFIKKFT; this is encoded by the exons ATGGATCCAGATTTGGGAACAACTGTCCCAATGGACGACCTGGGGAATGGGAACTTGAAACGTTCCTCCTCCCATGGAGCTACCATCAGTTTTCACAACATCCACTACAAGGTGAAGGAGAGGAGGGGACCGCTGTGCAAGAGGACGACTGTCACCAAAGACATCCTCTTGGACCTGAA TGGGGTCATGAAGCCCGGACTCAATGCTATTTTAGGGGCCACGGGTAGCGGGAAGTCATC GTTTCTGGATGTTTTAGCTGCCAGGAAGGATCCATCGGGTCTCACCGGGGAGGTTCTGATTGATGGAGCTCCACAGCCGCCCAATTTTAAGTGTTTGTCAGGATACGTAGTGCAG GATGATGTTGTCATGGGTACACTGACAGTGCGTGAGAACCTGCGTTTCTCCGCCGCGCTACGTCTGCCCATGTCCATCAGCCAGCAGGAGAAAGACCAGCGGGTGGAGCAGCTGATCAAGGAGCTCGGCCTGAGCAAGGTGGCCGACTCAAGG GTGGGGACACAGCTGATTCGTGGGATCTCTGGTGGTGAGAGGAAAAGGACGAACATTGGCATGGAACTGCTGATCGACCCACGAGTTCTGTTCCTGGACGAACCGACAACCGGCCTTGATGCCAGCACTGCCAACTCAGTTCTATTACTGCTGAaacg GATGGCTGCTAATGGCCGAACCATCATCCTGTCCATCCACCAGCCCCGCTATTCCATCTACCGGCTGTTTGACAGCCTCACCCTGCTGGTCGGGGGTCAGCAGGTTTACCACGGCCCCGCCCAGAGTACCCTGCAGTACTTCAGCGCCATTG gatacACCTGCGAGCCCCACAATAACCCTGCAGATTTCTTCCTGGATGTCATTAATGGAGACAGCAGCATTCAGAGGTTTTCAAAAGACTTTTCTG aGCTGGACCCAGAGGAAGTGAACTCATCTCGACAGGCTATAGAGCGCCGCCTGGTGGAAGAGTATCGGAGCTGCACTCTGTACAGAGAAACTCAGCAGGAGCTGCAGCTCATCGTTCAGGGTAAAGGCAGCGTTCCTCAGCGGCAGAGCTTCATCACCTACAACACCTCCTTCTGTCACCAGTTCTCCTGGGTGCTGCACCGCACCTTCAGGAACCTCATGCTGAACCCACAGACCTCATTTGCCCAG ATCGCAGTCACTCTGTTTTTAGCATTAATAGTGGGGGCCATTTTCTTCGGTGTTGGTGCCGATCAAAGTGGTATTCaaaacag AATGGGGGCGCTGTTTTTTATTACCACAAACCAGTGTTTCTCTGCACTCTCCTCAGCAGAACTCTTCATCACAGAGCGCAAACTTTTCAT ACACGAGTACATCAGCGGTTATTACCGTGTATCAGTTTACTTTCTGTGCAAGATCCTCTCCGACATCCTCACACTGAGAACCGTCCCGGCCATCGTGTTCAGCCTGGTGGCTTACTTCATGAttg GTTTTAAAGCCGCCCCAGACTCCTTCTTTGTGTTCATGCTGACCGTTGCCTTGGTTGCGTACACGGCCACCGCCATGACCATGGCCATCTCTGCTGACCAGACTGTGGTTGCCATCGCCAACATCTTCATGACTATTAGCTTTGTATTCATGATG atcTTTTCTGGACTGCTTGTCAATCTGCCCAGCATTGCAGGCTGGCTGTCCTGGCTGAAGTACTTCAGTATCCCGCGATATGGCCTGACG GCGCTCCTGATAAATGAATTTAATGGCCTGACATTCTGTGATGTAAATGTGACTCTTCCTTCTGGCATCTC GTGCACTGGAGAACAGTTCCTCCAAAACCAAGGGATCAATTCCTCAACATGGGGTCTATGGCAGAACCACATGGCCCTGATGATCATGACTCTCATATTCCTCACCATTGCCTACCTGAAGCTgcgattcataaaaaaattcaccTAG